Proteins encoded together in one Ciona intestinalis chromosome 1, KH, whole genome shotgun sequence window:
- the LOC113474053 gene encoding uncharacterized protein LOC113474053 isoform X1: MRPTHNNAAVIVLLLCQFSPSFVYGLDQCNNQDCKVCLKENSSKPAVSYIQRLLRSYIEANQIIFDDPLNWRYNQHTVIEARHIYISIIFMNANTGTRSDNLLLFDCCNIPLMDKGCVSDVFDPMLHPFDFDVYIRISLYRESINMRKIAIPEPPGGDETVNLDDYGSGKDRVGLNIPIQPYGSEDAYEYYEEYELPVPEPTLSPDSTVMRWLDYTRVETASKYSYVCVFHAPKETVTSINVAKRSPLESVLFNRGVYKMAGFTYANDQVINTYESKAIECESKSFTGIAIYNITSKNPDNSTFTCLLLWLTMTANDSVEVNCMPHNATYPTVIHKPIGVEPFPTTLLIVVTISGFGGIVLVLLMIFIMCHWKRKLDTLLEENKNIPESLKLAFQDDNLKPTDVYSSEEIVTPFQLEPIAVAEKMEFLSDVVIVTSYQINDTRKTRILSDDSGVRSMTSYIMSGSRETYKTNIERRYGSEDFKTCCFEPEVLEDSTLQCGVYTKPRYFRSNSR, translated from the exons ATGCGCCCCACGCACAATAACGCTGCAGTAATAGTTCTCCTTCTATGCCAGTTTAGCCCAAGTTTCGTGTATGGGCTCGATCAATGCAATAATCAAGATTGCAAAGTGTGTTTGAAGGAAAACAGCTCAAAACcag CAGTTTCATACATTCAACGGTTGTTGCGGAGTTATATAGAAGCAAATCAAATAATATTTGATGACCCGCTGAATTGGAGATATAACCAACACACAGTGATAGAAGCTCGACATATTTATATCTCAATCATTTTCATGAATGCTAATACTGGAACACG ttCGGATAACTTGTTGCTGTTTGACTGCTGTAATATTCCTCTTATGGACAAAGGATGCGTGTCAGATGTATTTGATCCGATGTTACATCCGTTCGACTTTGACGTCTACATTCGAATCTCTTTGTACAGGGAAAGCATAAACATGAGAAAAATAGCAATACCGG AGCCGCCTGGGGGCGATGAGACTGTAAACTTGGATGACTACGGTAGTGGGAAAGACCGTGTTGGGCTTAATATACCAATACAACCATATGGAAGCGAAGATGCTTATGAATATTATGAAGAATATG AATTACCCGTTCCTGAACCTACATTATCGCCGGACTCGACCGTCATGCGGTGGTTAGATTACACAAGAGTTGAGACTGCGAGTAAATATTCTTACGTCTGTGTTTTCCATGCACCTAAGG aaaCCGTGACAAGCATAAACGTGGCTAAAAGAAGTCCTTTGGAATCCGTATTATTTAATCGAGGTGTTTACAAAATGGCCGGCTTTACTTACGCAAACGACCAAGTCATAAATACCTACGAGTCGAAGGCAATAGAATGTGAAAGCAAAAGTTTCACCGGAATCGCTATCTACAATATAACTTCGAAAAACCCTGACAACTCTACGTTTACTTGCTTGCTTTTATGGCTAACTATGACTGCAAACGACAGCGTCGAAGTAAACTGCATGCCGCACAACG CTACTTACCCCACTGTAATTCACAAGCCAATTGGCGTGGAACCATTTCCAACGACACTGTTAATTGTCGTCACGATCAGTGGCTTTGGGGGTATTGTACTGGTGCTTCTtatgatttttattatgtGCCATTGGAAGAGGAAATTAGATACGTTGCTCGaggaaaacaaaaatatcccAGAATCTTTG AAACTCGCCTTTCAAGACGATAATCTCAAACCGACCGATGTTTACTCTTCGGAGGAAATTGTGACACCATTTCAACTTGAACCAATTGCGG TTGCAGAGAAAATGGAGTTTCTCTCTGATGTCGTCATCGTTACGTCATATCAAATAAATGACACCAGAAAAACGAGAATTCTATCCGACGACTCAGGTGTTCGAAGTATGACTTCTTACATAATGTCAGGAAGCCGGGAAACTTACAAAACGAACATCGAGAGAAGATATGGTTCGGAAGATTTCaaaacttgttgttttgaACCGGAGGTTTTAGAGGATTCGACGCTGCAGTGTGGAGTGTATACTAAACCGCGATACTTCAGGTCAAATTCTAGGTGA
- the LOC113474053 gene encoding uncharacterized protein LOC113474053 isoform X3, translating to MRPTHNNAAVIVLLLCQFSPSFVYGLDQCNNQDCKVCLKENSSKPAVSYIQRLLRSYIEANQIIFDDPLNWRYNQHTVIEARHIYISIIFMNANTGTRSDNLLLFDCCNIPLMDKGCVSDVFDPMLHPFDFDVYIRISLYRESINMRKIAIPEPPGGDETVNLDDYGSGKDRVGLNIPIQPYGSEDAYEYYEEYELPVPEPTLSPDSTVMRWLDYTRVETASKYSYVCVFHAPKETVTSINVAKRSPLESVLFNRGVYKMAGFTYANDQVINTYESKAIECESKSFTGIAIYNITSKNPDNSTFTCLLLWLTMTANDSVEVNCMPHNATYPTVIHKPIGVEPFPTTLLIVVTISGFGGIVLVLLMIFIMCHWKRKLDTLLEENKNIPESLKLAFQDDNLKPTDVYSSEEIVTPFQLEPIAEKMEFLSDVVIVTSYQINDTRKTRILSDDSGVRSMTSYIMSGSRETYKTNIERRYGSEDFKTCCFEPEVLEDSTLQCGVYTKPRYFRSNSR from the exons ATGCGCCCCACGCACAATAACGCTGCAGTAATAGTTCTCCTTCTATGCCAGTTTAGCCCAAGTTTCGTGTATGGGCTCGATCAATGCAATAATCAAGATTGCAAAGTGTGTTTGAAGGAAAACAGCTCAAAACcag CAGTTTCATACATTCAACGGTTGTTGCGGAGTTATATAGAAGCAAATCAAATAATATTTGATGACCCGCTGAATTGGAGATATAACCAACACACAGTGATAGAAGCTCGACATATTTATATCTCAATCATTTTCATGAATGCTAATACTGGAACACG ttCGGATAACTTGTTGCTGTTTGACTGCTGTAATATTCCTCTTATGGACAAAGGATGCGTGTCAGATGTATTTGATCCGATGTTACATCCGTTCGACTTTGACGTCTACATTCGAATCTCTTTGTACAGGGAAAGCATAAACATGAGAAAAATAGCAATACCGG AGCCGCCTGGGGGCGATGAGACTGTAAACTTGGATGACTACGGTAGTGGGAAAGACCGTGTTGGGCTTAATATACCAATACAACCATATGGAAGCGAAGATGCTTATGAATATTATGAAGAATATG AATTACCCGTTCCTGAACCTACATTATCGCCGGACTCGACCGTCATGCGGTGGTTAGATTACACAAGAGTTGAGACTGCGAGTAAATATTCTTACGTCTGTGTTTTCCATGCACCTAAGG aaaCCGTGACAAGCATAAACGTGGCTAAAAGAAGTCCTTTGGAATCCGTATTATTTAATCGAGGTGTTTACAAAATGGCCGGCTTTACTTACGCAAACGACCAAGTCATAAATACCTACGAGTCGAAGGCAATAGAATGTGAAAGCAAAAGTTTCACCGGAATCGCTATCTACAATATAACTTCGAAAAACCCTGACAACTCTACGTTTACTTGCTTGCTTTTATGGCTAACTATGACTGCAAACGACAGCGTCGAAGTAAACTGCATGCCGCACAACG CTACTTACCCCACTGTAATTCACAAGCCAATTGGCGTGGAACCATTTCCAACGACACTGTTAATTGTCGTCACGATCAGTGGCTTTGGGGGTATTGTACTGGTGCTTCTtatgatttttattatgtGCCATTGGAAGAGGAAATTAGATACGTTGCTCGaggaaaacaaaaatatcccAGAATCTTTG AAACTCGCCTTTCAAGACGATAATCTCAAACCGACCGATGTTTACTCTTCGGAGGAAATTGTGACACCATTTCAACTTGAACCAATTGCGG AGAAAATGGAGTTTCTCTCTGATGTCGTCATCGTTACGTCATATCAAATAAATGACACCAGAAAAACGAGAATTCTATCCGACGACTCAGGTGTTCGAAGTATGACTTCTTACATAATGTCAGGAAGCCGGGAAACTTACAAAACGAACATCGAGAGAAGATATGGTTCGGAAGATTTCaaaacttgttgttttgaACCGGAGGTTTTAGAGGATTCGACGCTGCAGTGTGGAGTGTATACTAAACCGCGATACTTCAGGTCAAATTCTAGGTGA
- the LOC100181868 gene encoding protein D1, which translates to MTASRIFVTSLVIIHLFVLQCKALPNLVTVRYHTFEFTSENEHIPFSKFKEAGNQVAPKIQDSLLDPDALYTIIMVDPDAPSAAQHTYRSWLHYLGSNLKPNSQDGELNLNAPENNIITKYNGPSPPIGSGPHHYQVYVFKQEEAYDQAPIRNRAKFNVENFKRSHSLELVGKAGFITER; encoded by the exons ATGACTGCTTCTCGCATCTTTGTTACATCATTGGTAATTATTCACCTGTTTGTACTTCAGtgtaaag CATTGCCGAATCTCGTTACTGTGAGGTACCATACATTTGAATTTACATCTGAAAATGAACACATACCATTTTCCAAGTTTAAGGAAGCTGGGAACCAAGTCGCTCCTAAGATCCAGGACTCTCTCCTTGACCCG GATGCTCTATACACAATAATAATGGTGGACCCAGACGCGCCTTCAGCAGCGCAACACACATATAGATCGTGGTTGCATTATTTAGGGTCAAACTTAAAACCAAACAGCCAGGACGGCGAGTTAAATTTGAATGCTccagaaaacaacataatCACGA AATACAACGGACCTTCCCCTCCAATAGGATCGGGACCTCATCATTATCAGGTCTACGTTTTTAAGCAAGAAGAAGCCTACGATCAGGCACCTATCCGAAACAGAGCGAAATTTAACGTGGAAAATTTTAAGCGCAGTCATTCCTTGGAATTGGTTGGAAAAGCGGGCTTTATTACTGAACGCTAA
- the LOC113474053 gene encoding uncharacterized protein LOC113474053 isoform X4, which yields MRPTHNNAAVIVLLLCQFSPSFVYGLDQCNNQDCKVCLKENSSKPAVSYIQRLLRSYIEANQIIFDDPLNWRYNQHTVIEARHIYISIIFMNANTGTRSDNLLLFDCCNIPLMDKGCVSDVFDPMLHPFDFDVYIRISLYRESINMRKIAIPEPPGGDETVNLDDYGSGKDRVGLNIPIQPYGSEDAYEYYEEYETVTSINVAKRSPLESVLFNRGVYKMAGFTYANDQVINTYESKAIECESKSFTGIAIYNITSKNPDNSTFTCLLLWLTMTANDSVEVNCMPHNATYPTVIHKPIGVEPFPTTLLIVVTISGFGGIVLVLLMIFIMCHWKRKLDTLLEENKNIPESLKLAFQDDNLKPTDVYSSEEIVTPFQLEPIAVAEKMEFLSDVVIVTSYQINDTRKTRILSDDSGVRSMTSYIMSGSRETYKTNIERRYGSEDFKTCCFEPEVLEDSTLQCGVYTKPRYFRSNSR from the exons ATGCGCCCCACGCACAATAACGCTGCAGTAATAGTTCTCCTTCTATGCCAGTTTAGCCCAAGTTTCGTGTATGGGCTCGATCAATGCAATAATCAAGATTGCAAAGTGTGTTTGAAGGAAAACAGCTCAAAACcag CAGTTTCATACATTCAACGGTTGTTGCGGAGTTATATAGAAGCAAATCAAATAATATTTGATGACCCGCTGAATTGGAGATATAACCAACACACAGTGATAGAAGCTCGACATATTTATATCTCAATCATTTTCATGAATGCTAATACTGGAACACG ttCGGATAACTTGTTGCTGTTTGACTGCTGTAATATTCCTCTTATGGACAAAGGATGCGTGTCAGATGTATTTGATCCGATGTTACATCCGTTCGACTTTGACGTCTACATTCGAATCTCTTTGTACAGGGAAAGCATAAACATGAGAAAAATAGCAATACCGG AGCCGCCTGGGGGCGATGAGACTGTAAACTTGGATGACTACGGTAGTGGGAAAGACCGTGTTGGGCTTAATATACCAATACAACCATATGGAAGCGAAGATGCTTATGAATATTATGAAGAATATG aaaCCGTGACAAGCATAAACGTGGCTAAAAGAAGTCCTTTGGAATCCGTATTATTTAATCGAGGTGTTTACAAAATGGCCGGCTTTACTTACGCAAACGACCAAGTCATAAATACCTACGAGTCGAAGGCAATAGAATGTGAAAGCAAAAGTTTCACCGGAATCGCTATCTACAATATAACTTCGAAAAACCCTGACAACTCTACGTTTACTTGCTTGCTTTTATGGCTAACTATGACTGCAAACGACAGCGTCGAAGTAAACTGCATGCCGCACAACG CTACTTACCCCACTGTAATTCACAAGCCAATTGGCGTGGAACCATTTCCAACGACACTGTTAATTGTCGTCACGATCAGTGGCTTTGGGGGTATTGTACTGGTGCTTCTtatgatttttattatgtGCCATTGGAAGAGGAAATTAGATACGTTGCTCGaggaaaacaaaaatatcccAGAATCTTTG AAACTCGCCTTTCAAGACGATAATCTCAAACCGACCGATGTTTACTCTTCGGAGGAAATTGTGACACCATTTCAACTTGAACCAATTGCGG TTGCAGAGAAAATGGAGTTTCTCTCTGATGTCGTCATCGTTACGTCATATCAAATAAATGACACCAGAAAAACGAGAATTCTATCCGACGACTCAGGTGTTCGAAGTATGACTTCTTACATAATGTCAGGAAGCCGGGAAACTTACAAAACGAACATCGAGAGAAGATATGGTTCGGAAGATTTCaaaacttgttgttttgaACCGGAGGTTTTAGAGGATTCGACGCTGCAGTGTGGAGTGTATACTAAACCGCGATACTTCAGGTCAAATTCTAGGTGA
- the LOC100176413 gene encoding ATP synthase subunit d, mitochondrial-like has protein sequence MAARQSVIKAVEWGKILERTRPDMKSTIGAFKAKSDGIFNNYVKSKDVKLDIDWAYYQSAVANKALVADFEKQFKAYKVPKPIDTKSKELEDKTAKDNEAVKKFLQETEENLTEVMMTVDRLNSLPPFEQMTIDDIFENFPQVKPDYKKIPHWPHAESVDQILTKPR, from the exons ATGGCTGCACGGCAATCAGTGATTAAAGCAGTTGAATGGGGAAAAATCCTGGAGAGGACACGACCTGACATGAAATCTACTATTGGTGCATTCAAAGCCAAAAGTGATGGCATATTTAACAACTATGTTAAATCAAAAGATGTCAAACTCGACATTGATTGGGCTTACTATCAATCAGCTGTTGCAAACAAGGCGCTTGTTGCTGATTTCGAAAAACAATTCAAAGCTTACAAG GTGCCAAAACCCATTGACACGAAGAGCAAAGAACTTGAAGATAAGACTGCTAAAGATAATGAGGCTGTGAAGAAATTTCTTCAAGAAACTGAAGAAAATCTCACAGAGGTCATGATGACAGTGGATCGTCTCAACTCTCTTCCTCCATTCGAGCAGATGACTATTGACGACATATTTGAAAACTTCCCACAAGTCAAACCAGATTATAAGAAGATACCACACTGGCCCCATGCTGAAAGTGTTGACCAAATTCTAACCAAGCCACGCTAA
- the LOC113474053 gene encoding uncharacterized protein LOC113474053 isoform X2: MRPTHNNAAVIVLLLCQFSPSFVYGLDQCNNQDCKVCLKENSSKPVSYIQRLLRSYIEANQIIFDDPLNWRYNQHTVIEARHIYISIIFMNANTGTRSDNLLLFDCCNIPLMDKGCVSDVFDPMLHPFDFDVYIRISLYRESINMRKIAIPEPPGGDETVNLDDYGSGKDRVGLNIPIQPYGSEDAYEYYEEYELPVPEPTLSPDSTVMRWLDYTRVETASKYSYVCVFHAPKETVTSINVAKRSPLESVLFNRGVYKMAGFTYANDQVINTYESKAIECESKSFTGIAIYNITSKNPDNSTFTCLLLWLTMTANDSVEVNCMPHNATYPTVIHKPIGVEPFPTTLLIVVTISGFGGIVLVLLMIFIMCHWKRKLDTLLEENKNIPESLKLAFQDDNLKPTDVYSSEEIVTPFQLEPIAVAEKMEFLSDVVIVTSYQINDTRKTRILSDDSGVRSMTSYIMSGSRETYKTNIERRYGSEDFKTCCFEPEVLEDSTLQCGVYTKPRYFRSNSR, encoded by the exons ATGCGCCCCACGCACAATAACGCTGCAGTAATAGTTCTCCTTCTATGCCAGTTTAGCCCAAGTTTCGTGTATGGGCTCGATCAATGCAATAATCAAGATTGCAAAGTGTGTTTGAAGGAAAACAGCTCAAAACcag TTTCATACATTCAACGGTTGTTGCGGAGTTATATAGAAGCAAATCAAATAATATTTGATGACCCGCTGAATTGGAGATATAACCAACACACAGTGATAGAAGCTCGACATATTTATATCTCAATCATTTTCATGAATGCTAATACTGGAACACG ttCGGATAACTTGTTGCTGTTTGACTGCTGTAATATTCCTCTTATGGACAAAGGATGCGTGTCAGATGTATTTGATCCGATGTTACATCCGTTCGACTTTGACGTCTACATTCGAATCTCTTTGTACAGGGAAAGCATAAACATGAGAAAAATAGCAATACCGG AGCCGCCTGGGGGCGATGAGACTGTAAACTTGGATGACTACGGTAGTGGGAAAGACCGTGTTGGGCTTAATATACCAATACAACCATATGGAAGCGAAGATGCTTATGAATATTATGAAGAATATG AATTACCCGTTCCTGAACCTACATTATCGCCGGACTCGACCGTCATGCGGTGGTTAGATTACACAAGAGTTGAGACTGCGAGTAAATATTCTTACGTCTGTGTTTTCCATGCACCTAAGG aaaCCGTGACAAGCATAAACGTGGCTAAAAGAAGTCCTTTGGAATCCGTATTATTTAATCGAGGTGTTTACAAAATGGCCGGCTTTACTTACGCAAACGACCAAGTCATAAATACCTACGAGTCGAAGGCAATAGAATGTGAAAGCAAAAGTTTCACCGGAATCGCTATCTACAATATAACTTCGAAAAACCCTGACAACTCTACGTTTACTTGCTTGCTTTTATGGCTAACTATGACTGCAAACGACAGCGTCGAAGTAAACTGCATGCCGCACAACG CTACTTACCCCACTGTAATTCACAAGCCAATTGGCGTGGAACCATTTCCAACGACACTGTTAATTGTCGTCACGATCAGTGGCTTTGGGGGTATTGTACTGGTGCTTCTtatgatttttattatgtGCCATTGGAAGAGGAAATTAGATACGTTGCTCGaggaaaacaaaaatatcccAGAATCTTTG AAACTCGCCTTTCAAGACGATAATCTCAAACCGACCGATGTTTACTCTTCGGAGGAAATTGTGACACCATTTCAACTTGAACCAATTGCGG TTGCAGAGAAAATGGAGTTTCTCTCTGATGTCGTCATCGTTACGTCATATCAAATAAATGACACCAGAAAAACGAGAATTCTATCCGACGACTCAGGTGTTCGAAGTATGACTTCTTACATAATGTCAGGAAGCCGGGAAACTTACAAAACGAACATCGAGAGAAGATATGGTTCGGAAGATTTCaaaacttgttgttttgaACCGGAGGTTTTAGAGGATTCGACGCTGCAGTGTGGAGTGTATACTAAACCGCGATACTTCAGGTCAAATTCTAGGTGA